The following coding sequences lie in one Spirosoma sp. KUDC1026 genomic window:
- a CDS encoding 3-oxoacyl-ACP synthase III family protein — protein MYIHAVSHYLPSEVVDNEHFTQLNGLSNDWIVERTGISERRKAAPGENTNTMTLEVVKRLQDKVDLSAVDLIVGATYTPYDTIVSLAHEAQHYLEIADIPVVSISTACSSLLNAIEVVEGYFALNKATRALVIVSEHNTVYNNERDTMSGHLWGDGAAALYITKERQSEHDFDIKGLLTGGAAHSQKATTGVMLKPSEGGVSMPHGRDVFIHACQYMPKATLDILARCDVPLSDVNYVLPHQANLRISRNVMNTLNLPEDKLISNIQYLGNTGCAGCAIGLSENWDKFKKGERIIVTVFGGGYSYGAMLIEV, from the coding sequence ATGTACATTCATGCAGTCAGTCATTACCTTCCTTCGGAAGTAGTTGACAACGAACATTTTACTCAGCTCAACGGTCTTTCCAATGATTGGATTGTCGAGCGTACCGGAATATCAGAACGGCGAAAAGCAGCGCCCGGTGAAAATACAAATACCATGACGCTCGAAGTGGTTAAGCGTCTGCAGGACAAAGTTGATTTGTCTGCGGTTGACTTAATCGTTGGCGCAACGTATACACCTTACGATACGATTGTATCGCTTGCGCACGAAGCTCAGCACTATCTGGAAATAGCGGATATTCCCGTTGTCTCTATCTCAACGGCCTGCTCATCGCTGCTGAACGCTATTGAAGTAGTAGAAGGTTATTTTGCCCTGAATAAGGCAACCCGCGCATTGGTTATCGTTTCTGAGCATAATACGGTCTACAACAACGAGCGGGATACTATGTCGGGCCACCTCTGGGGCGATGGTGCAGCCGCACTCTACATTACCAAAGAACGGCAATCGGAGCACGACTTCGACATAAAAGGATTATTGACGGGGGGCGCGGCTCACTCACAGAAGGCTACTACGGGTGTTATGCTGAAACCATCAGAAGGCGGTGTTAGTATGCCCCACGGACGGGATGTTTTCATTCACGCCTGTCAGTATATGCCTAAAGCAACGCTCGATATTCTCGCGCGGTGTGATGTTCCGCTGAGCGATGTTAATTATGTACTGCCTCACCAGGCCAATCTGCGTATATCACGTAACGTCATGAATACGCTTAACCTGCCCGAAGACAAGCTGATTTCCAATATTCAGTACCTGGGGAATACGGGTTGCGCTGGTTGCGCGATCGGCCTATCCGAGAACTGGGACAAGTTCAAAAAGGGCGAACGTATTATTGTTACCGTTTTCGGCGGAGGCTATTCGTACGGCGCGATGCTGATCGAAGTTTAG
- a CDS encoding SLBB domain-containing protein: MRTNDKLSPSIYRFKPFFLLLIFSILAGAYQAAAQQGVSGSKVDQMSDEQIVEFYRRAQNSGLSEEQIEQAAMSQGYTISDIAKMRRRINEVRSQTQRQRSQSYADTSSGRRLPNDLSRRQLSQERYDQYRDSLLQKDTTKRLKVFGASLFENANLSFEPNLRIATPRSYIVGPDDEITIDISGAASENFQLKVSPEGTVKAPNVPPISVAGLTIEQAEQRIIARLRRAGYQGLGVPGSGINANVTLTNIRSIQVTLVGEVVRPGTYTVSSLSSAFNALYLAGGPNPETGSFRKINIIRANRVIRTIDLYDYILRADQRNNIRLQDQDVIRVADYESHIELDGEVRRPAIFEVLPGERLQAVLNFAGGFSDDAYRASITLRRNTSRERRIITISEDQLATFIPQTGDKYKVGKILDRYENRIQIAGAVMRPGDYALEPGLETVRQLIERADGLRQDAFMNRAIIVRERADMDKENISFDLGKMMQGIISDIPLMRQDSLTILSIKDLREEYYVTIEGAVNKPDTIEFAKNMSVADLIVRAGGFQEGATPTRIEVARRVREDSSGFGTARLQLYKFSIDRDLRITQFNDPNSGLPDTATFELQPFDIVYVRRSTNYEEQRQVYIYGEIRHPGNYAISSREERITNVIERAGGLLPSAYLPGAQLLREGEVIGNDFRRILNNTGAEENLLLDDGDTLFIPRRSEVITIEGGVLNPSSVSYKAGYEFDDYISEAGGFTDNARKSKAYIIYPNGRKDRTRPFLDRHSLFNDSRPKVEPGSTIVVPFKPLDTNRLSAAERIGIFSLLSTVSIALFNILLR; encoded by the coding sequence ATGCGTACTAACGACAAATTGTCACCCTCTATTTATCGTTTTAAGCCGTTTTTCTTGTTGCTCATTTTTTCGATCCTGGCCGGAGCCTATCAAGCCGCTGCGCAGCAAGGGGTATCTGGATCAAAAGTTGATCAGATGAGTGATGAACAAATCGTTGAATTTTATCGCCGGGCCCAAAACAGCGGTTTAAGCGAAGAGCAGATTGAGCAGGCGGCCATGTCGCAGGGGTACACAATCAGTGACATTGCCAAGATGCGTCGCCGGATTAATGAGGTCCGCTCGCAAACACAGCGGCAGCGTAGCCAATCTTATGCTGATACTAGCAGTGGTCGCAGACTGCCTAATGATCTGTCTCGCCGGCAGCTAAGTCAGGAACGGTACGATCAATATCGCGATTCGCTGCTGCAAAAGGATACAACCAAGCGCCTGAAAGTATTTGGGGCTTCTTTATTCGAGAATGCCAATCTGTCATTTGAACCCAATCTTCGGATCGCAACGCCCCGTAGTTACATCGTTGGTCCGGATGATGAGATAACCATTGATATTTCCGGGGCTGCGTCTGAGAATTTCCAGTTGAAAGTATCACCGGAAGGGACTGTTAAAGCCCCTAACGTACCGCCTATCTCCGTCGCTGGGCTTACCATTGAACAGGCTGAACAACGAATTATCGCCCGGCTGCGCCGAGCAGGGTATCAAGGGTTGGGTGTTCCCGGAAGCGGTATCAATGCGAATGTAACACTAACTAATATCCGTAGTATTCAGGTAACATTGGTTGGGGAAGTCGTTCGCCCGGGCACATATACCGTCTCTTCGCTGAGTTCGGCATTTAATGCATTATATCTGGCGGGGGGGCCTAATCCAGAAACGGGTTCGTTCCGAAAAATTAATATTATCCGCGCTAACCGGGTCATTCGGACCATCGACCTATACGACTATATCCTACGGGCCGATCAGCGCAACAACATCCGCCTGCAGGATCAGGACGTAATTCGAGTTGCTGATTATGAAAGCCATATTGAATTGGACGGTGAAGTTCGTCGGCCAGCAATCTTTGAGGTTTTACCGGGTGAACGACTTCAGGCAGTACTGAATTTTGCCGGAGGTTTTTCGGATGATGCCTATAGGGCCAGTATTACACTGCGCCGGAATACCAGTCGTGAACGACGGATCATAACCATTTCCGAAGATCAACTGGCCACGTTTATTCCACAAACGGGTGATAAGTATAAAGTTGGGAAAATACTGGATCGGTATGAGAACCGTATTCAGATTGCGGGGGCTGTTATGCGGCCGGGAGATTATGCACTCGAACCCGGTCTGGAAACGGTGCGTCAGTTGATCGAACGGGCCGACGGGCTGCGACAGGATGCTTTTATGAACCGGGCCATTATTGTGCGGGAGCGTGCTGATATGGACAAGGAGAACATATCCTTTGACCTGGGTAAAATGATGCAGGGCATTATCAGCGATATCCCCCTTATGCGCCAGGATAGCCTGACCATATTATCAATCAAAGACCTTCGTGAGGAATACTATGTGACGATTGAGGGGGCTGTCAACAAGCCAGATACGATCGAGTTCGCCAAAAATATGAGCGTTGCTGATCTAATTGTGCGAGCCGGTGGCTTTCAGGAAGGAGCTACTCCAACCCGAATTGAAGTGGCTCGGCGCGTTCGGGAAGATTCGTCTGGCTTCGGTACTGCACGTCTGCAGCTTTACAAATTTTCGATTGACCGTGATCTGAGAATTACCCAATTTAATGATCCGAACTCTGGTCTGCCAGATACCGCCACGTTTGAATTACAGCCTTTTGATATTGTTTACGTACGCCGGTCAACTAACTATGAAGAACAGCGGCAGGTGTACATATATGGTGAAATAAGACACCCCGGTAATTATGCAATTTCCAGCCGCGAGGAACGAATCACCAACGTAATCGAACGAGCAGGTGGATTATTACCAAGTGCTTATCTACCTGGAGCGCAACTGTTGCGAGAAGGAGAAGTAATTGGTAATGATTTCCGGCGGATATTAAATAATACTGGCGCCGAAGAAAATCTATTACTGGACGATGGCGATACCTTGTTTATTCCCCGGCGATCAGAAGTAATTACAATTGAAGGAGGAGTACTGAATCCATCCTCAGTAAGTTATAAAGCAGGGTATGAATTCGATGATTACATCAGCGAGGCTGGTGGATTTACGGATAATGCCCGCAAAAGCAAGGCATATATTATTTACCCAAACGGTCGGAAAGATCGGACACGGCCTTTCCTAGATCGCCATTCGCTGTTTAATGATTCTCGCCCGAAAGTTGAACCTGGGTCGACAATTGTAGTTCCGTTCAAACCACTGGATACGAACCGGCTTTCTGCGGCCGAGCGTATCGGTATTTTCTCCTTACTGTCTACAGTATCAATTGCGCTTTTTAACATTCTGCTTCGTTAA
- a CDS encoding glycosyltransferase: MLHIYDPELLPVARLLQLLLRIPVVYEVHENFYKKLEQKIVTQGRLATHFFHRFDAMAQRRFHLVFTEHAYLSTYNRLTNPSAVVYNYPSLSFLEPFRFPYSPNQQAPEFFYIGWISLERAFDTLVAALARFKHHYPVFRMHLFGQRTLTDDDLEKLPGFADVREHLIFYGYIDQQQAFLTIRHTTAGIALLKPVGDYPDSYPTKMFEYMALGLPVITSDFPLYRDIVERYACGFCLSPDKPEQLADALIYLVEHPHEAQIMSKKGRKAIEDRFNWETERLKLLTLYSQILET; this comes from the coding sequence TTGCTGCACATTTACGATCCGGAGCTACTGCCTGTCGCCCGGCTTCTTCAGTTACTGCTGCGTATACCGGTGGTCTATGAAGTTCACGAGAATTTCTACAAGAAGCTGGAGCAGAAAATCGTTACGCAGGGACGATTGGCTACACATTTTTTTCATCGATTCGATGCGATGGCCCAGCGTCGTTTTCACCTCGTCTTCACTGAACACGCTTATCTGTCGACGTACAATCGGTTGACTAACCCGTCGGCTGTTGTTTACAACTATCCGTCGTTGTCATTCCTGGAACCATTTCGATTTCCGTATAGCCCCAATCAGCAGGCACCGGAATTTTTCTATATCGGCTGGATCAGTCTGGAACGTGCTTTCGATACGTTGGTTGCCGCACTGGCCCGGTTTAAACACCATTATCCTGTTTTTAGAATGCATCTGTTTGGGCAACGAACTCTAACGGATGATGACTTGGAGAAACTGCCTGGATTTGCCGACGTTCGGGAACATCTCATCTTTTACGGTTATATCGATCAGCAGCAGGCGTTTCTAACCATAAGGCATACAACTGCAGGAATTGCCCTCCTGAAACCCGTTGGAGACTATCCGGACTCGTATCCAACCAAGATGTTTGAGTACATGGCGCTTGGTTTGCCCGTTATTACGTCGGATTTTCCGCTCTACCGCGATATCGTTGAGCGTTACGCCTGCGGCTTCTGTCTGTCGCCAGATAAGCCCGAACAACTGGCAGATGCGCTTATCTACCTGGTCGAACACCCACATGAAGCACAAATTATGAGCAAAAAGGGACGCAAGGCCATCGAAGATAGATTTAATTGGGAGACCGAACGTCTGAAACTGCTTACTTTGTACTCGCAAATTCTCGAAACGTGA
- the secA gene encoding preprotein translocase subunit SecA, which translates to MINLIAKLFGTKSQRDLKELVPYVEKVNAEFIRLKDLSNDELRQFSAALKEQIASELADIDNQLADLNEQGSHPEVDVNEKERIFNQVDKLEVERNTELERVLLDILPRAFAVVKETARRFATNDQLTVTANDFDREIAGRKKNVVIDGQQAHWANQWDAAGTLVKWDMVHYDVQIIGGVVLHQGKIAEMATGEGKTLVATFPSFLNALAGRGVHIVTVNDYLAKRDSEWMAPLFEFHGLRVDCIDKHQPNSFQRKQAYLADITYGTNNEFGFDYLRDNMARETGELVQRKHHYAMVDEVDSVLIDDARTPLIISGPVPRGDEQDYAELKPRVSRVVEAQRKLVFDYLNDAKKKIAAGDEKEGGLSLFRAHRGLPKHKPLIKFLSETGNKALLQRTEAIYLAENQKLMPEADAPLYFTIDERHNSIDLTEKGIDYITGSGEDPNFFILPDLSIDLNSIDKADDLTEQDKILHKEAVVRDYAVKTQRINTVNQLLKAYTLFERDTEYVIMDGKVKIVDEQTGRIMEGRRWSDGLHQAVEAKENVKVEDATQTYATVTLQNYFRMYHKRAGMTGTAETEASEFWQIYKMDVVVIPTNRKISRLDEEDKVYRSVREKYNAVADEITSLVEKGRPVLVGTTSVENSELLSRMLTMRKIQHQVLNAKYHQREAEIVASAGMPGTVTIATNMAGRGTDIKLSPEAKAAGGLAIIGTERHESRRVDRQLRGRAGRQGDPGTSQFFVSLEDSLMRLFGSERIAKVMDRMGLEEGEVIQHSMITKSIERAQKKVEENNFGIRKRLLEYDDVMNYQREAIYKRRRNALFGDRLPLDIANTMYDVVEEVVNNTEGNPEETKLQLLTTIGLSPSLTADDFNRLKKADIIRTLYDEAENQYAAKNHAIAEKALPVLTQVLTEQGHQIKNIVVPFSDGVHDLTVVSDLRKAVESEGRDLVTEMEKAVTLSVIDQEWKEHLREMDDLKQSVQNAVFEQKDPLLVYKFESVELFKRFLNKVNFDTISFLTKADIPAQEPEEVQQEIRQAPANHRPEPQPELHTNMEDFDDDHLATGPEEYARRMAENNAMGAGAPPMPRQTPTRVIKIANRNERVNVQYADGSIKRDVKYKTVENDIESGRAILVD; encoded by the coding sequence ATGATCAATCTCATAGCTAAGTTATTCGGCACGAAATCACAGCGGGACCTGAAAGAACTGGTTCCTTATGTCGAGAAAGTAAATGCCGAATTTATCCGGTTGAAAGACCTATCTAACGATGAATTACGCCAGTTCTCGGCTGCCCTTAAAGAGCAAATCGCCAGTGAATTGGCTGATATCGACAATCAACTGGCCGATCTGAACGAACAGGGGTCGCACCCAGAGGTCGACGTGAACGAAAAGGAGCGGATCTTCAACCAAGTTGATAAACTCGAAGTAGAACGCAATACTGAACTGGAGCGCGTCTTACTCGATATTCTACCCCGCGCTTTTGCGGTGGTGAAAGAAACCGCCCGCCGGTTCGCTACCAATGATCAGCTTACGGTTACAGCCAATGACTTCGACCGGGAAATCGCCGGTCGTAAAAAGAACGTTGTTATCGATGGGCAACAGGCACACTGGGCCAATCAGTGGGATGCGGCCGGGACACTTGTCAAGTGGGACATGGTTCACTACGACGTACAGATCATTGGTGGGGTAGTACTTCACCAGGGCAAAATCGCCGAGATGGCCACCGGGGAAGGTAAAACACTGGTCGCTACGTTCCCATCTTTCCTGAACGCTCTGGCGGGTCGGGGTGTGCATATCGTTACGGTTAACGATTACCTGGCCAAACGTGACTCCGAGTGGATGGCTCCGCTGTTTGAATTCCACGGCCTGCGGGTTGACTGTATCGACAAACACCAGCCTAACTCGTTCCAGCGGAAACAGGCTTATCTGGCCGATATTACGTACGGAACAAACAACGAGTTTGGTTTCGATTACCTGCGTGACAACATGGCTCGCGAAACAGGCGAGCTGGTTCAGCGGAAGCACCACTACGCGATGGTCGATGAGGTTGACTCCGTTCTGATTGATGATGCCCGGACACCGTTAATTATCAGTGGCCCGGTTCCTCGTGGCGATGAGCAGGATTATGCCGAATTAAAACCCCGCGTATCTCGCGTTGTTGAGGCTCAGCGCAAGCTCGTTTTCGACTACCTGAATGATGCGAAAAAGAAAATTGCAGCGGGTGATGAAAAAGAAGGCGGTTTATCGCTGTTCCGAGCGCACCGAGGTCTGCCTAAACACAAGCCTCTGATCAAGTTTCTGAGTGAAACCGGGAACAAAGCGCTGCTGCAGCGGACAGAAGCCATCTATCTAGCCGAGAACCAGAAGCTGATGCCGGAAGCTGACGCTCCGCTTTATTTCACGATTGACGAACGGCATAACAGCATTGATCTTACTGAGAAAGGTATCGATTACATCACGGGCTCGGGCGAAGATCCGAACTTCTTTATCCTGCCTGACCTGTCGATCGATCTCAATTCGATTGATAAAGCCGACGACTTGACGGAGCAGGACAAAATTCTTCATAAAGAGGCTGTTGTCCGGGACTATGCCGTCAAAACCCAACGTATCAACACCGTAAACCAGTTGCTGAAGGCCTATACGCTCTTTGAACGGGATACGGAGTACGTTATCATGGACGGAAAAGTAAAGATTGTCGATGAGCAGACGGGCCGGATTATGGAAGGTCGTCGCTGGTCGGATGGTCTGCACCAGGCGGTCGAAGCCAAAGAGAACGTAAAAGTTGAGGATGCTACGCAGACTTACGCGACGGTTACACTCCAGAATTACTTCCGGATGTACCACAAACGGGCGGGTATGACCGGTACGGCCGAAACTGAAGCGTCTGAGTTCTGGCAGATTTATAAAATGGACGTCGTGGTTATTCCGACAAACCGGAAAATCAGCCGTTTGGACGAAGAAGACAAAGTTTACCGTTCGGTACGCGAAAAATACAATGCCGTAGCCGACGAAATTACCAGCCTGGTTGAGAAAGGACGTCCGGTTCTGGTAGGTACTACGTCGGTAGAAAACTCCGAATTGCTGAGCCGTATGCTGACCATGCGGAAAATCCAGCACCAGGTTCTGAACGCCAAATACCACCAGCGCGAGGCTGAAATTGTAGCATCGGCCGGGATGCCGGGCACTGTAACGATTGCTACGAACATGGCTGGTCGGGGTACGGATATTAAACTATCGCCAGAGGCAAAGGCTGCGGGTGGACTGGCCATTATCGGTACCGAACGCCACGAATCGCGCCGGGTCGACCGTCAGTTACGTGGTCGGGCAGGTCGTCAGGGTGATCCCGGAACGTCGCAGTTCTTCGTCTCTCTGGAAGACAGCCTGATGCGTCTGTTCGGTTCTGAACGGATTGCCAAGGTGATGGACCGGATGGGTCTTGAAGAAGGCGAAGTTATTCAACACTCCATGATCACGAAGTCGATCGAACGGGCTCAGAAGAAAGTTGAAGAAAATAACTTTGGTATTCGGAAGCGGCTGCTGGAATACGATGACGTAATGAACTATCAGCGTGAAGCGATCTACAAACGTCGCCGGAATGCTTTGTTTGGCGACCGACTACCGCTCGACATTGCTAACACTATGTACGATGTGGTGGAAGAAGTGGTTAACAACACTGAGGGTAACCCTGAGGAGACCAAACTTCAACTGCTAACAACGATCGGCCTGTCTCCCTCGCTAACCGCGGATGACTTCAACCGGTTGAAAAAGGCTGATATCATCCGGACCTTGTACGATGAGGCCGAAAATCAGTACGCAGCCAAAAACCATGCGATTGCTGAGAAAGCACTGCCCGTCCTGACCCAGGTGCTTACTGAGCAGGGGCATCAGATCAAGAATATTGTTGTACCGTTCTCGGATGGCGTACATGATCTGACGGTTGTGTCCGACCTGCGGAAAGCGGTCGAGAGTGAAGGGCGGGATCTGGTCACGGAAATGGAGAAAGCCGTTACGTTATCGGTAATCGATCAGGAGTGGAAAGAACACCTCCGCGAAATGGATGATCTGAAACAGTCGGTACAGAACGCCGTTTTCGAGCAGAAAGACCCACTGCTGGTCTATAAGTTCGAGTCGGTAGAGCTGTTCAAACGCTTCCTGAACAAAGTCAACTTCGATACGATCAGCTTCCTGACCAAAGCTGATATTCCAGCGCAGGAACCCGAGGAAGTTCAACAAGAAATTCGCCAGGCTCCCGCTAACCACCGCCCGGAGCCACAACCCGAACTCCATACAAACATGGAGGACTTTGACGACGATCATCTCGCAACCGGTCCCGAGGAGTACGCTCGCCGGATGGCCGAGAACAACGCCATGGGTGCGGGTGCTCCCCCAATGCCTCGTCAGACACCAACGCGGGTTATAAAAATTGCGAATCGGAACGAACGGGTAAATGTTCAGTACGCCGATGGCTCAATTAAGCGGGATGTGAAATACAAAACCGTGGAAAACGATATCGAAAGCGGCCGGGCAATACTTGTCGACTAG
- a CDS encoding GDP-mannose 4,6-dehydratase, whose protein sequence is MKTALICGISGQDGAYLAKLLLSQGYTVFGGSRDAHMASRRNLVRLGIEKEVQVVSISINDFRSVLQNLLRIKPDEVYNLAGQSSVGLSFEQPVETLESVSVGTLNLLEAIRFSNLPIRFYNAGSSECFGDTGSEAADEMTPFRPRSPYGVAKAAAFWQVANYREAYQLHASTGILFNHESPLRPERFVTQKIVATAKRIAQGSNEMLTLGNIDIARDWGWAPDYVEAMWLMLQQEQADDYVIATGHTTKLRDFIRIVFDSVGLDWEDYVRSDESFFRPTDIAEGHANPGKARQKLSWSAKHKMEDVARLMVEEGSQH, encoded by the coding sequence ATGAAAACAGCGTTAATCTGCGGAATATCAGGTCAGGACGGTGCTTATCTGGCTAAATTACTGTTGTCTCAAGGCTATACCGTATTTGGTGGATCGAGGGATGCCCATATGGCTTCGCGACGTAACCTTGTCCGACTGGGTATTGAGAAGGAAGTGCAGGTCGTATCGATCAGTATTAACGACTTTCGGAGCGTATTACAGAATCTGCTTAGAATAAAGCCTGATGAAGTGTATAACCTAGCTGGACAGAGTTCAGTAGGTTTATCGTTTGAACAGCCCGTCGAAACACTCGAAAGCGTGAGTGTTGGCACTCTGAATCTACTGGAAGCCATTCGGTTCAGTAACCTGCCCATTCGTTTTTATAATGCTGGATCTAGTGAATGTTTTGGGGATACAGGTAGTGAAGCCGCGGATGAAATGACACCTTTTCGGCCACGTAGTCCCTATGGTGTAGCCAAAGCCGCTGCTTTCTGGCAGGTTGCTAACTACAGAGAAGCGTATCAACTGCATGCAAGTACAGGAATTCTGTTTAACCATGAATCTCCTTTACGCCCCGAGCGCTTTGTTACTCAGAAAATTGTAGCAACTGCCAAACGCATTGCTCAAGGAAGTAATGAAATGCTAACGTTGGGTAATATTGACATTGCCCGCGACTGGGGTTGGGCTCCTGATTATGTCGAAGCAATGTGGTTAATGCTACAGCAGGAGCAGGCCGATGATTACGTAATTGCCACTGGTCATACAACTAAGCTAAGGGACTTCATTCGGATAGTGTTCGATTCAGTAGGTCTGGACTGGGAAGATTATGTCCGCTCGGATGAATCGTTTTTCCGGCCAACAGACATTGCCGAGGGACATGCCAACCCAGGTAAGGCCCGTCAAAAACTGTCTTGGAGCGCCAAACACAAAATGGAAGATGTTGCCCGATTAATGGTTGAGGAGGGCAGCCAGCATTAA
- a CDS encoding GNVR domain-containing protein, which produces MSVTEQPEKRQATSGEIEISLNDIIQFLKDSVRTVAIATTVCAVIGILYALSLHNEYTASVRVMPEVKSGTSGGGFGELRSLAGLAGVNLDNGGASETIRPDLYPDVLQSTPFTIYLLRQSVSTDEQSTSSLQTYMTNEAKKGWFGKSDNEKTDSKQKTKAIASAAVELTEEQEALGNELAKRISVTIDKKNGIITLSSMMPDPKVAATTASKTLEYLSKYVSDYRTGKARQQVDFLVKQTNEARRRYKAAEFALYNYRDKNRSLFLNTAKIEEQRLQADYQLAQEIYTNLSRQLEQSRIKVQEEEPVFQVLEPARVPSHKSGPKRTILIIGFAFFGVIMGLIIFLIRRIMS; this is translated from the coding sequence ATGTCAGTTACAGAGCAGCCTGAGAAACGCCAGGCGACTAGTGGAGAAATTGAGATCAGTTTAAATGATATCATTCAGTTTCTGAAAGATAGTGTCAGAACAGTAGCGATTGCTACTACGGTATGCGCTGTCATTGGGATCCTGTATGCTTTGTCGCTCCATAACGAGTACACTGCATCTGTGCGTGTTATGCCCGAAGTAAAAAGCGGCACGAGTGGAGGAGGCTTTGGAGAGTTGCGTTCACTGGCTGGGCTAGCTGGTGTTAATCTGGATAACGGAGGGGCATCTGAAACGATTCGTCCTGATTTGTATCCTGATGTTCTACAGAGCACGCCTTTTACCATTTACCTCTTACGTCAATCCGTTTCTACTGACGAGCAGTCCACTAGTTCGTTGCAGACTTACATGACGAATGAGGCAAAGAAAGGCTGGTTTGGCAAATCAGATAACGAAAAAACAGACAGCAAGCAAAAAACAAAAGCCATTGCCAGCGCTGCTGTTGAGTTGACGGAAGAACAGGAAGCCCTAGGCAATGAGTTAGCCAAGCGAATAAGCGTTACGATTGACAAAAAAAATGGCATCATTACGTTATCGTCAATGATGCCTGACCCGAAAGTCGCAGCTACGACAGCAAGTAAGACACTTGAATATCTGTCGAAATATGTATCTGACTATCGTACTGGTAAGGCCCGGCAGCAGGTGGACTTTCTGGTAAAGCAAACAAACGAGGCCCGCCGGCGGTACAAAGCGGCAGAATTCGCACTTTATAATTATCGGGATAAGAACCGTAGTTTGTTTCTGAATACTGCGAAGATAGAAGAGCAGCGATTACAGGCTGATTACCAGTTGGCTCAGGAAATATACACAAATCTGTCCCGGCAGCTTGAACAGTCCCGAATTAAAGTGCAGGAAGAAGAACCTGTTTTTCAGGTGCTGGAGCCTGCCAGAGTTCCTTCTCACAAAAGCGGGCCAAAACGAACTATACTTATCATTGGCTTTGCTTTCTTCGGGGTAATTATGGGATTAATTATATTCCTGATTCGCCGAATAATGAGTTAA